A single region of the Bacteroides luhongzhouii genome encodes:
- a CDS encoding GatB/YqeY domain-containing protein has translation MDLFDQVSEDIKNAMKAKDKVALETLRNIKKFFLEAKTAPGANDILTDDAALKIIQKLVKQGKDSAEIYIGQGRQDLAEVELGQVAVMEKYLPKQMTAEELEAALKEIIAETGATSGKDMGKVMGVASKKLAGLAEGRAISAKVKELLG, from the coding sequence ATGGATTTATTCGATCAAGTCAGCGAAGACATTAAAAACGCAATGAAGGCGAAAGATAAAGTAGCCCTTGAAACCTTGAGAAATATAAAGAAGTTCTTCCTCGAAGCTAAGACAGCTCCGGGAGCTAACGATATATTGACAGATGACGCAGCTCTGAAGATTATCCAGAAACTTGTAAAACAAGGAAAAGATTCTGCTGAAATCTATATCGGACAGGGTCGTCAGGATTTGGCGGAAGTAGAATTGGGTCAGGTAGCCGTTATGGAAAAATACCTGCCGAAACAGATGACTGCCGAAGAACTGGAAGCTGCTTTGAAGGAAATTATCGCAGAGACAGGTGCTACGAGCGGCAAAGATATGGGTAAGGTCATGGGAGTTGCCTCCAAGAAGTTGGCAGGACTTGCAGAAGGACGTGCCATTTCCGCAAAAGTAAAAGAGCTTTTGGGATAA
- the ftsZ gene encoding cell division protein FtsZ, with translation MDEIVQFDFPTDSPKIIKVIGVGGGGGNAVNHMYREGIHDVTFVLCNTDNQALAESPVPVKLQLGRSITQGLGAGNRPERARDAAEESIEDIRNQLNDGTKMVFITAGMGGGTGTGAAPVIARIAKEMDILTVGIVTIPFIFEGEKKIIQALDGVERIAQHVDALLVINNERLREIYADLTFMNAFGKADDTLSIAAKSIAEIITMRGTVNLDFADVKTILKDGGVAIMSTGFGEGENRVTKAIDDALHSPLLNNNDIFNAKKVMLNVSFCPSSELMMEEMNEIHEFMSKFREGVEVIWGVAIDNSLETKVKITVLATGFGVEDVPGMDSLHAARSQEEEERQLQLEEEKEKNKERIRKAYGESASNIGSKSLRKRRHIYLFNMEDLDNDDIIAMVEDSPTYMRDKTTLTKIRTKAALEEEVATEEATDDNGVITF, from the coding sequence ATGGACGAGATAGTACAATTCGATTTCCCGACAGATTCACCGAAGATCATCAAAGTGATTGGTGTAGGTGGTGGTGGTGGTAACGCTGTAAACCACATGTACCGGGAAGGCATCCATGATGTAACGTTCGTTCTTTGTAACACGGACAACCAGGCATTGGCCGAATCACCTGTCCCGGTGAAACTGCAACTGGGCCGTAGCATCACGCAAGGGCTTGGAGCCGGCAACCGTCCCGAACGGGCACGCGACGCCGCCGAAGAAAGTATAGAAGATATCAGAAACCAACTGAACGACGGCACCAAGATGGTATTCATCACCGCCGGAATGGGAGGAGGAACCGGCACAGGAGCTGCACCGGTCATCGCCCGCATTGCGAAGGAAATGGATATTCTGACTGTCGGCATCGTCACCATCCCTTTTATCTTCGAAGGAGAAAAGAAAATCATCCAGGCACTGGACGGCGTCGAACGTATCGCCCAGCATGTTGATGCCCTATTGGTTATCAACAACGAACGCCTGCGCGAAATATACGCCGACCTTACCTTCATGAATGCCTTCGGCAAAGCCGATGACACTCTTTCCATCGCTGCCAAGAGTATTGCCGAGATTATCACCATGCGTGGTACGGTCAACCTCGACTTTGCTGATGTGAAAACTATTCTGAAAGATGGCGGAGTAGCTATCATGAGTACCGGATTCGGTGAAGGAGAAAACCGTGTGACGAAAGCAATCGACGATGCCCTGCATTCTCCGCTGCTCAACAACAACGATATTTTCAATGCCAAGAAGGTTATGTTGAACGTTTCTTTCTGCCCGTCATCCGAACTGATGATGGAAGAAATGAACGAGATACACGAGTTCATGAGCAAATTCCGCGAAGGAGTGGAAGTGATCTGGGGTGTTGCCATCGACAACTCATTGGAGACAAAAGTAAAGATCACCGTATTGGCAACCGGATTCGGTGTAGAAGACGTCCCCGGAATGGACAGCCTGCACGCTGCACGCAGCCAGGAAGAGGAAGAACGCCAACTGCAACTGGAAGAGGAAAAAGAGAAGAACAAGGAACGTATCCGCAAAGCATACGGCGAAAGCGCCAGCAATATCGGAAGCAAGAGTCTCCGCAAACGCCGCCACATCTATCTTTTCAACATGGAAGATTTGGACAACGACGATATCATCGCCATGGTGGAAGATTCTCCTACGTACATGCGTGATAAGACAACTCTTACCAAAATCCGGACGAAAGCTGCACTGGAAGAGGAAGTGGCAACGGAAGAAGCCACGGATGATAATGGCGTGATTACATTCTAA
- the ftsA gene encoding cell division protein FtsA, with protein MATTEFIAAIELGSSKITGVAGRKNSDGSMQVLAYAQEDSSTFIRKGVIFNLDKTAQSLTSIINRLEGELKNSIAKVYVGIGGQSLRTVRNVVSRDLEEEAIISEELVSAIGDENIAIPVVDMDILDVAPQEYKVGNNLQANPVGLVGSHIEGRFLNIVARASVRKNLEHCFQQAKIDIADQLIAPLVTANAVLTESERRSGCALIDFGADTTTISVYKNNILRFLTVLPLGGNSITRDITTLQMEEEEAERLKKAYGDALYEEDPEEEEEATCKLDDDNRIIKVADLNNIIEARAEEIIANVWNQIQLSGYEDKLLAGLILTGGAANLKNLDETLRKRSKIEKIRMAKLPRNTVHAPSNILKKDGSQNTLFGLLFEGNQNCCLTESTPQVATPAPSVSKPEPEVHRTADMFEDDQELKEQARIARLKKEEEEREAKLAAKEAEKLRKQKEKEEKERRKREAGPSWIQRKIDSLTKEIFSDDDMK; from the coding sequence ATGGCAACAACAGAATTTATCGCCGCTATTGAACTTGGTTCATCGAAGATAACCGGTGTGGCCGGAAGAAAGAACAGTGACGGAAGCATGCAGGTATTAGCCTATGCCCAGGAAGACTCTTCTACGTTTATTCGTAAAGGAGTAATTTTCAATCTGGACAAGACAGCGCAAAGCCTGACCTCGATCATCAACAGACTGGAAGGTGAGTTGAAAAACTCAATTGCCAAGGTATATGTAGGCATCGGCGGACAATCACTCCGCACAGTTCGCAATGTAGTAAGCCGCGACCTGGAGGAAGAAGCCATCATATCCGAAGAACTTGTAAGCGCTATCGGTGATGAAAACATTGCCATCCCGGTGGTTGATATGGATATATTGGACGTAGCTCCACAAGAATACAAGGTGGGCAATAATCTGCAAGCCAATCCGGTAGGTCTGGTAGGAAGCCATATTGAGGGACGTTTCCTCAACATCGTTGCCCGTGCTTCCGTACGCAAGAATCTGGAGCATTGCTTCCAGCAGGCAAAAATCGACATTGCCGACCAGCTGATCGCCCCGTTAGTAACAGCCAACGCCGTACTGACAGAAAGCGAACGCCGTTCGGGTTGTGCATTGATCGACTTCGGAGCAGATACGACTACCATCTCTGTATATAAGAATAACATCCTTCGCTTCCTCACCGTATTACCTTTGGGAGGCAACAGTATCACGCGTGACATCACCACCCTGCAAATGGAAGAGGAAGAAGCCGAACGCCTGAAAAAAGCCTACGGTGACGCCCTCTACGAAGAAGACCCCGAAGAAGAGGAAGAAGCTACCTGCAAACTGGACGATGACAACCGTATCATCAAAGTGGCAGACCTTAATAATATCATCGAAGCCCGTGCTGAAGAAATCATTGCCAACGTATGGAACCAGATTCAGCTATCCGGCTACGAAGACAAACTGCTGGCAGGACTTATCCTGACAGGAGGAGCCGCCAACCTGAAGAACTTGGACGAAACCTTGCGCAAACGCAGCAAGATAGAAAAGATACGGATGGCGAAACTTCCGCGCAATACGGTCCATGCACCCAGCAATATACTAAAAAAAGACGGTTCACAGAACACATTGTTCGGTCTCCTGTTTGAAGGTAACCAAAACTGTTGCCTGACTGAAAGCACTCCGCAAGTTGCTACCCCTGCACCGTCAGTCTCCAAACCGGAGCCGGAAGTGCATAGGACCGCAGACATGTTTGAGGACGACCAAGAGCTGAAGGAACAGGCGCGCATCGCCCGCCTCAAGAAAGAGGAAGAAGAGCGTGAAGCCAAGTTAGCTGCCAAAGAAGCGGAGAAACTTCGCAAGCAAAAGGAAAAGGAAGAGAAAGAAAGACGGAAAAGAGAAGCCGGTCCGAGCTGGATTCAGCGCAAGATCGACTCGTTGACGAAAGAAATCTTCTCCGACGACGATATGAAGTAA
- a CDS encoding cell division protein FtsQ/DivIB, translated as MIKRILLSIVMLVLIAYLAVAITAFNRKPADQTCRDMELVIKDTAYAGFITKEELKGILQHKGIYPIGKKMERISTKSLERELSKHPLIDEAECYKTPSGKVCVEVTQRIPILRVMSSNGQNYYLDNKGTVMPPEAKCVAHRVIVTGNVEKSFAMKDLYKFGVFLHNNKFWDAQIEQIHVLPDQNIELVPRVGDHLVYLGKLENFEDKLARLKKFYKKGLNRVGWNKYSRINLEFNNQIICTKRE; from the coding sequence ATGATTAAAAGAATCCTTCTATCCATCGTCATGCTGGTGCTTATAGCTTACCTCGCCGTAGCTATCACCGCATTCAACCGCAAGCCTGCCGACCAGACCTGCCGTGACATGGAATTGGTTATCAAGGATACCGCGTACGCCGGCTTCATCACCAAAGAAGAGCTGAAAGGTATCCTTCAGCACAAAGGGATCTACCCCATCGGGAAGAAGATGGAGCGTATCTCTACCAAGTCACTGGAACGGGAATTAAGCAAACATCCGTTGATTGACGAAGCCGAGTGTTACAAAACACCCAGCGGCAAAGTATGCGTGGAAGTGACACAACGTATTCCTATTCTTCGGGTGATGAGTTCCAACGGTCAGAACTACTACCTTGACAACAAAGGAACCGTCATGCCACCGGAAGCAAAATGCGTCGCTCACCGGGTAATTGTCACCGGAAACGTAGAAAAGTCGTTTGCAATGAAGGATTTATATAAGTTTGGTGTATTTTTGCATAATAATAAATTCTGGGACGCCCAGATAGAACAGATTCACGTGTTGCCCGACCAGAACATCGAATTGGTGCCGCGTGTGGGAGACCATCTCGTCTATCTCGGAAAACTGGAAAACTTTGAAGATAAACTGGCACGTTTGAAGAAGTTCTACAAGAAAGGACTCAACCGGGTAGGCTGGAATAAATATTCACGCATCAACCTCGAATTCAATAACCAGATTATCTGCACAAAACGAGAGTAG
- the murC gene encoding UDP-N-acetylmuramate--L-alanine ligase produces MNIETIKSVYFVGAGGIGMSALVRYFLFKGKAVAGYDRTPTPLTETLIAEGAQIHYEENVDLIPEACKDKESTLVIYTPAVPQEHEELVYFRNNGFEIQKRAQVLGTITHSSKGLCVAGTHGKTTTSTMTAHLLHQSHVECTAFLGGISKNYGTNLLLSQTSPYTVIEADEFDRSFHWLSPYMTVITSTDPDHLDIYGTEQAYLESFEHYTTLIQPDGALIIRKGIALQPKVQPGVRVYTYSRDEGDFHAENIRIGNGEIFIDFIAPDTRINDIQLGIPVSINIENGVAAMALAHLNGVTDEEIKRGMASFRGVDRRFDFKIKNDRIVFLSDYAHHPSEIKQSVLSMRELYKDKKITAIFQPHLYTRTRDFYQDFADSLSLLDEVILVDIYPAREAPIPGVTSKLIYDNLRPGIEKSMCKKEDILNILKDKNIEVLITLGAGDIDNYVPEIKELLEKKINK; encoded by the coding sequence ATGAATATAGAAACGATAAAATCAGTCTATTTCGTAGGTGCCGGCGGCATCGGTATGAGTGCACTTGTACGTTACTTCCTCTTTAAAGGAAAGGCAGTAGCCGGATACGACCGTACCCCTACTCCATTGACTGAAACCCTGATCGCTGAAGGTGCACAAATACATTATGAAGAAAACGTCGACCTGATTCCCGAAGCCTGCAAAGACAAGGAAAGCACGTTAGTCATATACACGCCCGCCGTTCCGCAGGAACATGAAGAACTCGTTTATTTCCGCAACAACGGATTCGAAATACAGAAACGCGCCCAAGTATTGGGAACGATTACACATTCGAGCAAAGGTCTGTGCGTGGCAGGTACTCACGGTAAAACAACTACATCGACGATGACAGCCCATCTGTTACACCAGTCGCACGTGGAATGTACCGCTTTTCTCGGAGGAATCTCAAAGAACTACGGCACCAACCTGTTGCTCTCTCAAACAAGCCCTTACACGGTGATTGAAGCGGATGAATTCGACCGCTCTTTCCACTGGCTGTCGCCCTATATGACCGTAATCACGTCTACCGACCCCGATCATCTGGATATCTACGGCACAGAACAAGCCTACCTGGAAAGTTTCGAACATTATACCACGCTTATCCAACCGGATGGCGCACTGATTATCCGCAAAGGCATCGCCCTGCAACCCAAAGTGCAGCCGGGCGTTCGTGTCTATACTTACTCACGTGACGAGGGCGACTTCCATGCAGAAAACATCCGTATCGGAAACGGAGAGATATTCATCGACTTTATTGCCCCGGACACCCGTATCAACGACATCCAACTGGGAATTCCGGTTAGTATCAACATAGAAAACGGCGTAGCCGCCATGGCATTGGCACACCTTAACGGGGTGACCGATGAGGAAATAAAAAGAGGCATGGCTAGTTTCCGCGGAGTAGACCGCCGGTTCGACTTCAAGATCAAGAACGACCGTATCGTCTTTTTGAGTGACTACGCCCACCACCCCTCTGAAATCAAGCAGAGTGTGTTGTCTATGCGCGAACTTTACAAGGACAAGAAGATCACAGCCATCTTCCAGCCGCATCTCTATACCCGTACCCGCGACTTCTATCAGGATTTTGCAGATAGCCTGTCGCTACTCGACGAAGTGATTCTGGTAGACATCTATCCGGCACGTGAAGCACCGATTCCGGGAGTCACCAGCAAACTGATTTATGATAATCTCCGTCCGGGCATTGAAAAAAGTATGTGCAAAAAAGAAGATATACTGAACATTCTGAAAGATAAAAACATTGAAGTATTAATCACTTTGGGGGCTGGAGACATTGACAACTATGTCCCTGAAATAAAGGAACTATTAGAAAAGAAGATCAATAAATAA
- the murG gene encoding undecaprenyldiphospho-muramoylpentapeptide beta-N-acetylglucosaminyltransferase, whose translation MEKELRIIISGGGTGGHIFPAVSIANAIIELRPDAEILFVGAEGRMEMQRVPDAGYRIIGLPIAGFDRKRLWKNVSVLIKLMRSQWKARKVIKDFRPQVAVGVGGYASGPTLKTAGMMGIPTLIQEQNSYAGVTNKLLAQKAKVICVAYDGMEKFFPADKIIMTGNPVRQNLTKDMPSKEEALRSFNLQPGKKTILIVGGSLGARTINNTLISGLATIKENTDVQFIWQTGKYYYPQVKEAVKAAGTLPNLYVTDFIKDMAAAYAAADLVISRAGAGSISEFCLLHKPVILVPSPNVAEDHQTKNALALVDKQAAIYVKDSEAGTTLMDVALSTVNDEQKLKELTENIAKLALPDSARIIAQEVIKLAEVKN comes from the coding sequence ATGGAAAAAGAACTTAGAATTATCATCAGCGGTGGAGGAACAGGAGGGCATATCTTTCCTGCCGTCTCTATCGCAAACGCTATAATAGAGTTACGCCCCGACGCAGAAATTCTCTTTGTTGGTGCTGAAGGACGTATGGAAATGCAACGGGTTCCCGACGCAGGTTACCGGATTATCGGGCTTCCGATAGCCGGGTTCGACCGCAAACGTTTATGGAAAAATGTATCTGTATTGATAAAACTGATGCGCAGCCAGTGGAAAGCACGCAAAGTTATCAAGGACTTCCGTCCGCAAGTGGCGGTAGGCGTAGGCGGATATGCAAGCGGACCGACACTAAAGACTGCCGGAATGATGGGAATACCGACATTAATTCAGGAACAAAACTCTTATGCCGGAGTTACCAATAAACTTCTGGCACAGAAAGCAAAGGTGATCTGTGTAGCTTATGACGGAATGGAAAAGTTCTTCCCTGCCGACAAGATTATCATGACGGGGAATCCTGTCCGCCAAAACCTGACAAAGGATATGCCGTCTAAAGAAGAAGCATTGCGTTCTTTCAACTTACAACCGGGTAAAAAGACGATTCTGATTGTAGGCGGCAGTCTGGGTGCACGTACCATCAACAATACGCTGATCTCCGGACTGGCAACCATCAAAGAAAATACGGATGTGCAATTCATCTGGCAAACAGGCAAATACTATTACCCGCAAGTGAAAGAAGCTGTAAAAGCGGCAGGAACACTTCCGAATTTATATGTAACGGATTTCATCAAAGACATGGCAGCCGCTTATGCAGCCGCCGATCTTGTTATTTCCCGTGCGGGAGCAGGTTCTATTTCAGAATTCTGCCTGTTACATAAACCTGTTATCTTAGTGCCTTCGCCCAATGTGGCGGAAGATCACCAAACAAAGAATGCCTTAGCATTGGTGGACAAACAGGCAGCTATCTACGTCAAAGACAGTGAAGCGGGAACAACCCTGATGGATGTAGCATTATCCACCGTCAATGACGAACAGAAGCTGAAAGAACTGACAGAGAATATCGCTAAACTGGCTTTGCCCGATTCTGCGAGAATCATCGCACAGGAGGTCATCAAGCTGGCAGAAGTGAAGAACTGA
- a CDS encoding FtsW/RodA/SpoVE family cell cycle protein has translation MDLLKNIFKGDKVIWIIFLCLCLISIIEVFSAASTLTYKSGDHWGPITQHSIILMVGAVVVVFLHNVPYKWFQVFPVFLYPVSLVLLAFVTLMGIITGDRVNGAARWMTFMGLQFQPSELAKMAVIIAVSFILSKRQDEYGANPNAFKYIMILTGLVFLLIAPENLSTAMLLFGVVFLMMFIGRVSAKKLFGMLGILALAGGVAVGVLMAIPAKTLHNTPGLHRFETWQNRISGFFEKEEVPAAKFDIDKDAQIAHARIAIATSHVVGKGPGNSIQRDFLSQAFSDFIFAIVIEEMGLVGGIFVVFLYLWLLMRAGRIAQKCERTFPAFLVMGIALLLVSQAILNMMVAVGLFPVTGQPLPLVSKGGTSTLINCAYIGMILSVSRYTAHLEEQKAHDAQIQLQLEADAAASSEAQTAAEPTAQILNSDAKFEDEHDSSNNER, from the coding sequence TTGGATTTATTAAAGAACATATTCAAAGGTGACAAGGTAATCTGGATTATCTTCCTCTGTCTCTGCCTCATCTCTATTATCGAGGTGTTCTCGGCAGCGTCGACGCTGACTTACAAAAGTGGCGACCATTGGGGACCGATTACACAACACTCCATCATCCTGATGGTAGGTGCTGTGGTAGTAGTGTTTCTGCATAATGTTCCCTACAAATGGTTCCAGGTATTTCCGGTCTTTCTGTATCCGGTTTCTCTGGTTCTATTGGCGTTTGTCACGCTGATGGGTATCATCACAGGGGACCGTGTCAACGGGGCAGCCCGCTGGATGACCTTTATGGGATTACAGTTCCAGCCCTCGGAATTGGCAAAGATGGCGGTTATCATTGCCGTCTCATTCATCCTGTCCAAAAGGCAGGACGAATACGGAGCCAACCCGAACGCCTTCAAATATATCATGATCCTCACCGGACTGGTATTTCTGCTCATCGCGCCGGAAAACCTTTCGACAGCGATGCTACTCTTCGGAGTGGTCTTCCTGATGATGTTCATCGGGCGGGTATCTGCGAAGAAACTGTTCGGAATGTTGGGTATATTGGCGCTTGCGGGCGGTGTTGCCGTCGGTGTACTGATGGCTATTCCCGCCAAAACACTGCATAACACTCCGGGACTTCACCGCTTCGAAACATGGCAGAATCGTATTTCCGGCTTCTTTGAGAAAGAGGAAGTACCGGCTGCCAAGTTTGATATTGACAAAGACGCGCAGATTGCGCATGCACGCATCGCCATTGCTACCAGCCATGTAGTCGGCAAAGGTCCGGGAAACTCGATACAGCGTGACTTCCTTAGTCAGGCATTCTCCGATTTTATCTTTGCGATTGTGATTGAAGAAATGGGACTGGTAGGAGGAATATTTGTGGTGTTCCTCTATCTATGGTTGCTGATGCGAGCCGGACGAATCGCCCAGAAATGCGAGCGGACCTTCCCTGCCTTTCTCGTCATGGGTATTGCGCTGCTATTAGTATCGCAGGCAATACTGAATATGATGGTTGCCGTCGGATTATTCCCCGTCACGGGACAGCCCCTGCCTTTGGTCAGCAAAGGAGGTACAAGTACGTTAATCAACTGCGCTTATATTGGTATGATATTAAGCGTAAGCCGATATACCGCTCATCTGGAAGAACAGAAAGCGCACGATGCACAGATCCAACTGCAATTAGAAGCGGATGCAGCAGCAAGTTCCGAGGCACAGACTGCCGCCGAACCGACAGCACAGATTCTGAACAGCGATGCCAAGTTTGAGGATGAGCATGACAGCAGTAACAATGAGCGGTAA
- the murD gene encoding UDP-N-acetylmuramoyl-L-alanine--D-glutamate ligase, with protein sequence MKRIVILGAGESGAGAAVLAKVKGFETFVSDMSAIKDKYKELLDSHHIAWEEGHHTEELILNADEVIKSPGIPNDAPIILKLKAQGTPVISEIEFAGRYTDAKMICITGSNGKTTTTSLIYHIFKSAGLNVGLAGNIGKSLALQVAEDYHDYYIIELSSFQLDNMYNFRANIAVLMNITPDHLDRYDHCMQNYIDAKFRITQNQTPDDAFIFWNDDPIIKQELAKHGLKAHLYPFAAVKEDGAIAYVEDHEVKITEPIAFNMEQEELALTGQHNLYNSLAAGISANLAGIAKENIRKALSDFKGVEHRLEKVARVRGIDFINDSKATNVNSCWYALQSMTTKTVLILGGKDKGNDYTEIEDLVREKCSALVYLGLHNEKLHEFFDRFGLPVADVQTGMKDAVEAAYKLAKKGETVLLSPCCASFDLFKSYEDRGDQFKECVRAL encoded by the coding sequence ATGAAAAGAATTGTAATTTTAGGAGCTGGCGAAAGCGGCGCAGGTGCAGCCGTACTCGCAAAAGTCAAAGGATTTGAGACGTTTGTTTCGGACATGTCCGCCATCAAGGACAAGTACAAGGAACTTCTCGACAGCCATCATATTGCCTGGGAAGAAGGACACCATACCGAAGAACTCATTCTGAATGCCGACGAGGTTATCAAAAGCCCCGGTATCCCGAATGATGCCCCGATCATCCTGAAACTGAAAGCTCAAGGCACACCGGTGATCTCTGAGATTGAGTTTGCCGGACGCTATACTGATGCCAAAATGATCTGTATTACAGGTTCTAACGGGAAGACTACAACGACTTCCCTGATCTACCATATTTTCAAAAGCGCAGGTCTGAACGTAGGTTTGGCAGGCAACATCGGCAAAAGTCTTGCTTTGCAGGTAGCCGAAGATTACCATGACTATTATATTATCGAACTTAGCTCTTTCCAGCTGGATAATATGTATAACTTCCGTGCAAACATCGCCGTATTGATGAACATCACTCCAGACCATCTTGATCGCTACGACCACTGTATGCAGAATTACATCGACGCTAAATTCCGCATTACCCAAAACCAAACTCCGGACGATGCTTTCATCTTCTGGAATGACGACCCGATCATCAAACAGGAACTGGCGAAACACGGTCTGAAAGCTCACCTGTATCCTTTTGCCGCTGTAAAAGAAGATGGAGCTATCGCATACGTAGAAGATCACGAAGTGAAAATCACCGAACCGATTGCCTTCAACATGGAGCAGGAGGAACTGGCTCTGACAGGACAACATAACCTATACAACTCTTTAGCCGCCGGCATCTCGGCAAACCTTGCCGGCATCGCCAAAGAAAACATCCGTAAAGCCCTCTCCGACTTCAAGGGAGTAGAACATCGGTTGGAAAAGGTGGCACGTGTCCGCGGAATTGATTTCATTAACGACTCTAAAGCAACGAATGTCAACTCCTGCTGGTATGCCCTGCAAAGCATGACTACCAAAACAGTATTGATTCTCGGTGGTAAAGATAAAGGCAACGACTATACTGAAATTGAAGACCTGGTACGCGAAAAGTGTTCGGCACTGGTATACCTTGGGCTTCATAACGAAAAGCTTCACGAATTCTTCGATCGTTTCGGCCTGCCCGTAGCAGACGTACAAACCGGAATGAAGGACGCCGTAGAAGCTGCCTACAAACTGGCAAAGAAAGGTGAAACGGTATTATTGAGCCCCTGCTGCGCCTCTTTCGACCTCTTCAAGAGCTATGAAGACCGTGGCGACCAGTTTAAGGAATGTGTCCGTGCCCTTTAA
- a CDS encoding phospho-N-acetylmuramoyl-pentapeptide-transferase — translation MLYYLFEWLQKLNFPGAGMFGYTSFRALMAVILALLISSIWGDKFINLLKRKQITETQRDAKTDPFGVNKVGVPSMGGVIIIVAILIPCLLLGKLHNIYMILMLITTVWLGSLGFADDYIKIFKRDKEGLHGKFKIIGQVGLGLIVGMTLYLSPDVVIRENIEVHNPGQEMEVIHGTNDLKSTQTTIPFFKSNNLDYADLVSFMGEHAQTAGWILFVIVTIIVVTAVSNGANLNDGMDGMAAGNSAIIGATLGILAYVSSHIEFAGYLNIMYIPGSEELVIYICAFIGALIGFLWYNAYPAQVFMGDTGSLTIGGIIAVFAIIIHKELLIPILCGVFLVENLSVILQRAYYKAGKRKGVKQRLFKRTPIHDHFRTSMSLIEPGCTVKFTKPDQLFHESKITVRFWIVTIVLAAITIITLKIR, via the coding sequence ATGTTATATTATCTATTTGAATGGCTGCAGAAGCTCAATTTTCCAGGAGCGGGAATGTTCGGATATACTTCATTCCGTGCTTTGATGGCGGTTATCCTCGCGTTACTTATTTCAAGTATCTGGGGAGATAAGTTCATCAACCTACTCAAAAGGAAACAAATCACAGAAACGCAGCGTGATGCTAAAACAGACCCGTTCGGCGTCAACAAAGTAGGCGTACCGAGCATGGGAGGTGTTATCATCATTGTAGCCATCCTGATCCCTTGTTTGTTGTTGGGTAAACTGCATAATATATATATGATACTGATGCTGATTACCACCGTATGGCTGGGATCACTCGGATTCGCAGACGACTACATCAAAATCTTCAAAAGAGACAAAGAGGGTTTGCATGGCAAGTTCAAGATTATCGGTCAGGTCGGTTTAGGTTTAATTGTCGGAATGACTCTGTATCTTAGTCCGGACGTAGTGATTCGCGAAAATATCGAAGTTCATAATCCGGGACAGGAGATGGAAGTGATACATGGAACGAATGACCTGAAATCGACCCAGACAACGATTCCTTTTTTCAAGAGCAATAACCTTGATTATGCCGATCTGGTTTCTTTCATGGGCGAGCATGCACAAACAGCCGGATGGATCTTGTTCGTCATCGTTACAATCATCGTGGTTACCGCCGTATCAAACGGGGCCAACCTCAATGACGGTATGGACGGAATGGCGGCCGGAAACTCGGCCATTATCGGTGCGACGCTAGGAATATTGGCGTACGTATCGTCGCATATCGAGTTCGCAGGCTATCTGAACATCATGTATATTCCGGGCTCGGAAGAACTGGTAATCTATATCTGTGCCTTCATCGGTGCGCTTATCGGTTTCTTATGGTACAACGCTTATCCGGCACAAGTATTTATGGGAGACACAGGTAGCCTCACCATTGGCGGTATCATCGCCGTGTTCGCCATCATCATCCACAAAGAGTTGCTGATACCGATTCTTTGCGGTGTATTTCTGGTAGAAAATCTGTCGGTAATCCTGCAACGGGCTTATTATAAGGCAGGAAAGCGGAAAGGTGTAAAACAACGTTTGTTCAAGCGCACACCAATTCACGATCATTTCCGTACTTCGATGAGTCTGATTGAACCGGGATGTACGGTGAAATTCACCAAGCCCGACCAACTGTTCCACGAATCAAAGATTACTGTCCGTTTCTGGATTGTAACCATTGTATTGGCAGCAATAACAATTATAACGCTAAAAATAAGATAG